Part of the Streptomyces sp. HSG2 genome, CGCGTTGTTTCTTTCCGGCCTTCTTTTTGGCCTGGCTGGGCCACTGGTCGACGGGGGTGACAGAGCCGAGGATCTCCAGCAGATGTTCCAAGAGCTCGCTCTCGGAGTGGATTCTGATGTTGTTCGCCCTCACGTGTGCCAGGAGGGTGTCGGCGGTTTTGTCGGAGAAGGCGGGGATCTCGCCTTCGGGCGGCAGTCCGCGCCAGTGCAGGGTGTGCCAGGTCTCGTGGTCGGCAGGGTCCTGGAAGAACACCTGTCGGCGGTCCCTCCGGTCGCTGCGGATCACCCACTTGCCTGCGTGTTTCCCGCCTCGGGCAGAGGGCTGCAGGAAGCGCGGCTCGTCGAGGACGGGGTGGTGATACCAGAGTCCGAGGATCTTCACTCCGCGTCGCGGATGGACCTTCACGTGGTGCTTGCGCAGGACCTTGTAGTAGAAACTCGGCTCGGGGAAGTCCAGGTCGAAGCCGCCCTGTTCCATCGCCGCGGCGAACAGGGTGTTGGGGCTGTGGTCCTCACCAGGAGCCCAGCTAGGGGCGTATTCGCCTAGTTTGCGGTTCTGCCAGATCTGGACGATCCAAGTGGCGATGATGTGCTCGGCCTGTGCGAGCGTGAGGCTCGCGTCGCGTTCGGGGTCGGCCCCGCGGTCCGCGACGTCGCTGCCGGTGAAGCCCAGCAGGTGCTCGAAGAGCATGGTCTGGACGGTGAGGAACTGGCGCTCGACCGCGAATTTGTCGGTCTGGCGCAGGACGCGGGCGGGCAGGATCCGGCAGCCGATCTCCCGTTCGGCTTCCACCAGGTCGTGGTTCTTGTAGGGGCCGCCGTGGTCGGTGGTGACCGTCTCCGGGGCGAAGAACGGCAGAGCGGCGACCCGGTGCCCGGTGAACTCGGCGATCACGTCGGCCGGGACCCCGGCGTAGGGCCACTCCATGTCCTCGCCCCAGCCGTCCCGCATCGGAAGCGGCAGCATCACGTCCCGCAGCAGCATCGCGATGTCGACCGAGGTGTCGGACTGCAGCGTGAGCCGGAAGGCCGGCAGCCCGTGCGTGTAGAGATCGAGCGCAAGAGTCAGCGTTGCGGTGATCGCGTCACCGAACACGGTCTCGCGCAGCTTCACCGGCATCGGCGTCGAGTCCAGCACCAGAACCTGGCCCGGCCTGTAGACCACCACTCGGCCTGAGACCCCGGCCTCCGCGGCAGCCTCGGCCGTCCGCCCGTAACGCGGCCGGGCGCCGCCGGGCCCGAACCACTCCTCCCAGACGGCCGCGAACGTCCAGCGGGAAGGGATCTTCTCGGTCGGAAACGTCGGGAACCGCTCATGCATGTACTGGTGCATCAACCGGTGCCTGGCGGCCAGACTCACGCGGGCGCGTTCACGGCACTCGGCCTTGACTGCGAAGATCGCCTCACGGATCTCCTCGGTGATGCTGCGGTGCCCACTGCGTCGCCGTGTCCACCGCCCGTCCGCGCAGGCCAGCAGGAGACTCTCGCCTGACAGCCCCGACAAGCGCTCCAGCGTCCGGAAGCTCAGGTGCTGCAGACCGCACCGGATTGCCTCCGGACGGGGCATCGCCTCCATCTCCGCAGCCTTCGCGTACCGACGTTGGGTCAGCGTCGTGCGGTCCGGGTCGTAGGCCGGCCGGGGTTCACCTGGCAGGGCCCGGGCCGGGTGGCCCTCCCTGAACCCCGTCTCGGCTTCCAGCACGTGAGCAACCCGCAACCGGGCCCGCTCCAGCTGGTCCTCGGTCAGGTCAGCCACGGTCCTCGGCTGCCGGGCGACTGGCGACGGGCGCCCCGATGCTTCGACCGTCGGCAGAAGACGCAAGTCAGCATGGTTGATGAGCCAGCGGAACGAGCGGGTCTCCGTGCGGCCTTCGTCATCCGTGAGGACAAGCCGGCCGAGTTGGCCGTGGACCTCTTCGATCGTCCACTCGACGCCGTTGAGCGCGACCCGCCTGCCCGGCGCGATCTGCAAGAACCCCCTCGCTGCCATCACGCCGCCCAGATCAGCGAGCTGTCCCGCAGAGGACTGCCCAGGTCCACGCCGAGCTTGCGCTGCCAGAGCAGCCGGACGATGTTCGCCCGGCCAACGGAAGGCACGCTGGTCGCGTCCGCCAACTCGGCGAACGTCATCACCGGCCCCTGCTGCCCGCCGATGGCGGAGAGCAACTGGTCGCGCATGCCCAGCAGGTCCCTCGCCGGCCGCCGGCGCGAAGACATGTGATCAAGGAGGCTCCAGACATGCGGTCGCCAGCCGGCGACCACTGAGTACCGCCAGCCGCAGGCGGCCGCCACTTCCCTGGCCGCCGCGAACTTCAGCGCGTCCTCTTCCTTGATCAGATTCATTGGGCGGACGTCCAGCAGCCACATCCCGCCGCCGAACACGGCTAGGAAGTCCGGGATGTGCCAGGCATGTCCGCCCGCATGCTCGAAGTCCAGCCGGAACGGCTGCGACAGCACCTCCGATGCCCTCAAGAAGTCCAGCGCGACCAGCAGGCGCGTCTCCTCCAGGGACTCGAAGCCGTGCTGCCTGTCCGTTGAGGCCATCGCCTCCAGGCCGGGGCGGTGCCCCTGCTTCGCCCGCCATGTGAACCCCCGCATCGGGCGGGACGACATCACTGGCACCTGAGCCATGTCCCGGACCGGCCAGCAGGCATCGCCGTCGCCCACGTGCCATGTCGAGCTCCACCGACGTGCCCAGTCATCCCCGAGCCGCAGCCGATCCCGTACCCCGGCATCCCCGTCGTACACCGTGACGAGTTGGCCCAGATGACTTGAATCCGACGGGATCTTCGCGCTCGCTGCATCGCCCATGTACACACAGCAGCACCACCCGGCCGCCGCGGAGGACCAATCTTCGGAACTGATCGCAGCACAGCGTTACGGGATCAAGATCCGCCAACTAGCGCGCTCGTCCGCCAACTAAAATTCTCGGTCACAACACCCTGGGCCACGTGCCGTCGCTAGGCGTTGCATAAAACTGCAAGCATGCGTATAGTCATGCTGTCTCAGGAGGAGGGTTCCCCATGACGGTACGTGCGGCGGTCGCCGGAGCGAGCGGCTACGCGGGCGGAGAGTTGCTGCGTCTCCTGCTCGCCCACCCCGAGGTCGAGATCGGCGCGCTCACCGGCAACACCAACGCCGGGCAGCCGCTCGGCGGGCTCCAGCCGCACCTGATCCCGCTGGCTGAGAGGGTGCTGGAGCCGACCACCCCGGGCGTGCTCGCCGGTCACGACGTCGTCTTCCTGGCGCTGCCCCACGGGCAGTCCGCGGCCGTGGCCTCCGGGCTCGACGCGGCCACGCTGGTCGTCGACCTCGGTGCCGACTTCCGTCTCCGCGACGCCGGGGACTGGGAGGCCTACTACGGCTCCCCGCACGCCGGCACCTGGCCCTACGGCCTGCCCGAACTGCCGGGTGCCCGCGCGGCGCTGGCGGGCGCCAAGCGGGTCGCGGTGCCCGGTTGTTTCCCGACCGCGGTGTCCCTGGCGCTGGCGCCCGCCTACGCGGCGGGGCTGGTCCGGCCCGAGGCCGTGGTCGTCGCCTCCTCGGGCACGTCCGGCGCCGGCAAGGCGCTCAAGCCGGGTCTGCTGGGGAGCGAGGTGATGGGTTCCATGTCGCCCTACGGCGTCGGCGGCGTCCACCGCCACACCCCCGAGATGATCCAGAATCTCTCCGAGGCGGCCGGGGAGCGCGTCACGGTCTCCTTCACGCCCACCCTGGCCCCCATGTCGCGCGGCATCCTGGCGACCTGCAGTGCCGGGGCGACGAGCGGCGTCACGGCCGAGTCGCTGCGCGCGGCCTACCGTCGCGCCTACGCCGACGAGCCCTTCGTCCACCTGCTCCCCGAGGGGCGATGGCCCGCGACCGGGTCCGTCAACGGCTCCAATGCCGTCCAGGTGCAGGTCGTGCACGACGACTCGGCGGACCGCGTGGTCGCGATCTCCGCGATCGACAACCTCGCCAAGGGAACGGCGGGCGGAGCGGTCCAGAGCATGAACCTGGCCCTCGGTCTCGACGAGACCCTGGGGCTGACGACGATCGGAGTCGCGCCGTGAGTGTGACGGCCGCCAAGGGGTTCACGGCGACGGGCGTCGCCGCCGGGATCAAGGAGAGCGGCGACCTCGACCTGGCCCTCGTGGTCAACAACGGTCCTCTGCGGGCCGCGGCGGGTGTCTTCACCTCCAACCGGGTCAAGGCCGCGCCGGTCCTGTGGTCCCGGCAGGTCCTCGCCTCGGGGATGCTCTCCGCGGTCGTCCTCAACTCCGGAGGCGCCAACGCCTGCACGGGCCCGGGAGGGTTCCAGGACACCCACGCGACCGCCGAGCGGGCCGCCGACGTGCTCGATGTCGGCGCGGGCGAGATCGCCGTCTGCTCGACCGGCCTCATCGGTGTGCGCCTCCCCATGGAGCGGCTGCTCGCCGGTGTGGAGACCGCCGCGGCCAGGCTCTCCGAGCACGGCGGCGAAAGGGCCGCCCTGGCCATCAAGACCACCGACACCACGCACAAGACCGCCGTCGTCACCGGGGACGGCTGGACGGTCGGTGGCATGGCCAAGGGGGCGGGCATGCTCGCTCCCGGCCTGGCCACCATGCTCGTCGTCCTCACCACCGACGCCGACGTGTCGGCGGAGGAGCTCGACCGCGTCCTGCGGGACGCCACCAGGGTCACCTTCGACCGGGTCGACTCCGACGGGTGCATGTCCACCAACGACACGGTGCTCCTGCTCGCCTCGGGGTCCTCCGGCCGGACCCCCGTCCCCCGGGCCTTCGCCGAGGCCGTGCGGGCCGTGTGCGCCGATCTGGCCGGGCAGCTCGTCCGGGACGCGGAGGGGGCCGGCAAGGACATCCGGATCGACGTGGTGAACGCCGCCACCGAGGACGACGCCGTTCTGGTGGGCCGTGCCGTCGCCCGCAACAATCTCCTCAAGTGCGCCGTCCACGGCGAGGACCCGAACTGGGGGAGGGTCCTGTCGGCCGTCGGCACGACGACGGCCGCCTTCGAGCCCGACCGGCTGAACGTCGCCATCAACGACGTGTGGGTCTGCCGGAACGGCGGCGTCGGCGAGGACCGCGACCTGGTCGACATGCGCTACCGCGAGGTGCGCATCGTGGTCGACCTTGCCGCCGGCGACGAGTCCGCGACGATCTGGACCAACGACCTCACGGCGGACTACGTCCACGAGAACAGCGCCTACTCCACCTGACGGCCCCGGAGCCGCCCGGGGTACCCGTCCCGAGGTCCGCTCCGCCGACCTTTCCCGTCCCTCACGAGCGGCGGCCCACCGCCCATACCCTCCGAAAGACGGCCATGTCGCTTCCCCGACCGGACGAGTCCCCATCCGCCACCCGCCGACACACCGCCCTGCCCAAAGCACGCACCCTGGTCGAGGCGCTGCCCTGGCTCACCCGGCACCACGGCAAGACCGTCGTCGTCAAGTTCGGCGGCAACGCCATGGTGGACGAGGACCTCAAGGCGGCCTTCGCCCAGGACATCGTCTTCCTCCGACACGCCGGCCTGCGCCCCGTCGTCGTGCACGGCGGTGGCCCCCAGATCAGCAAGGCCCTCGAAACACACGGCATCGTCAGCGAGTTCAAGGCCGGTCTGAGAGTCACCACCGAGGAGGCCATGGACGTGGTGCGGATGGTGCTGGCCGGGCGGGTACAGCGCGAGTTGGTCGGGTTGCTGAACCGACACGGCCCGCTCGCCGTCGGCCTGACCGGCGAAGACGCGCACACGATGACCGCCACCCGGCACCGCCCCCGGGTCGACGGCGAACTCGTCGACATCGGCAGGGTCGGCGAGATCACCGAGATCGACACCGGCGCCGTCGAGGCCCTGCTCGCCGACGGCCGCATCCCGGTGGTCTCCTCCATCGCCCGCTCCCGCGACGACCACCACGTCTACAACGTCAACGCCGACACGGCCGCCGCCGCGCTCGCCGCGGCGCTGGGAGCCGAGACCCTCATGGTCCTCACCGACGTGGAGGGGCTCTACGAGAACTGGCCGAACAGCGACGAGGTGATCAGCCGTCTCACCGCCTCGCAGTTGGAACGGCTGCTGCCCGACCTGGCCAGCGGCATGGTGCCGAAGATGCGGGGGTGCCTGCACGCCGTGCGCAACGGTGTCACGACGGCCCGGGTCATCGACGGGCGCGTGGCCCACTCGATCCTGCTGGAGATCTTCACCGACGAGGGCATCGGCACCATGGTCGTGCCCGACGACCGACATGGAGGCACGGCGTGACGGCCAACCAGGAACTCACCGCCCGGTGGCGGGACGCGCTCATG contains:
- the argJ gene encoding bifunctional glutamate N-acetyltransferase/amino-acid acetyltransferase ArgJ, with protein sequence MSVTAAKGFTATGVAAGIKESGDLDLALVVNNGPLRAAAGVFTSNRVKAAPVLWSRQVLASGMLSAVVLNSGGANACTGPGGFQDTHATAERAADVLDVGAGEIAVCSTGLIGVRLPMERLLAGVETAAARLSEHGGERAALAIKTTDTTHKTAVVTGDGWTVGGMAKGAGMLAPGLATMLVVLTTDADVSAEELDRVLRDATRVTFDRVDSDGCMSTNDTVLLLASGSSGRTPVPRAFAEAVRAVCADLAGQLVRDAEGAGKDIRIDVVNAATEDDAVLVGRAVARNNLLKCAVHGEDPNWGRVLSAVGTTTAAFEPDRLNVAINDVWVCRNGGVGEDRDLVDMRYREVRIVVDLAAGDESATIWTNDLTADYVHENSAYST
- the argC gene encoding N-acetyl-gamma-glutamyl-phosphate reductase; amino-acid sequence: MTVRAAVAGASGYAGGELLRLLLAHPEVEIGALTGNTNAGQPLGGLQPHLIPLAERVLEPTTPGVLAGHDVVFLALPHGQSAAVASGLDAATLVVDLGADFRLRDAGDWEAYYGSPHAGTWPYGLPELPGARAALAGAKRVAVPGCFPTAVSLALAPAYAAGLVRPEAVVVASSGTSGAGKALKPGLLGSEVMGSMSPYGVGGVHRHTPEMIQNLSEAAGERVTVSFTPTLAPMSRGILATCSAGATSGVTAESLRAAYRRAYADEPFVHLLPEGRWPATGSVNGSNAVQVQVVHDDSADRVVAISAIDNLAKGTAGGAVQSMNLALGLDETLGLTTIGVAP
- the argB gene encoding acetylglutamate kinase → MSLPRPDESPSATRRHTALPKARTLVEALPWLTRHHGKTVVVKFGGNAMVDEDLKAAFAQDIVFLRHAGLRPVVVHGGGPQISKALETHGIVSEFKAGLRVTTEEAMDVVRMVLAGRVQRELVGLLNRHGPLAVGLTGEDAHTMTATRHRPRVDGELVDIGRVGEITEIDTGAVEALLADGRIPVVSSIARSRDDHHVYNVNADTAAAALAAALGAETLMVLTDVEGLYENWPNSDEVISRLTASQLERLLPDLASGMVPKMRGCLHAVRNGVTTARVIDGRVAHSILLEIFTDEGIGTMVVPDDRHGGTA
- a CDS encoding transposase, whose product is MADLTEDQLERARLRVAHVLEAETGFREGHPARALPGEPRPAYDPDRTTLTQRRYAKAAEMEAMPRPEAIRCGLQHLSFRTLERLSGLSGESLLLACADGRWTRRRSGHRSITEEIREAIFAVKAECRERARVSLAARHRLMHQYMHERFPTFPTEKIPSRWTFAAVWEEWFGPGGARPRYGRTAEAAAEAGVSGRVVVYRPGQVLVLDSTPMPVKLRETVFGDAITATLTLALDLYTHGLPAFRLTLQSDTSVDIAMLLRDVMLPLPMRDGWGEDMEWPYAGVPADVIAEFTGHRVAALPFFAPETVTTDHGGPYKNHDLVEAEREIGCRILPARVLRQTDKFAVERQFLTVQTMLFEHLLGFTGSDVADRGADPERDASLTLAQAEHIIATWIVQIWQNRKLGEYAPSWAPGEDHSPNTLFAAAMEQGGFDLDFPEPSFYYKVLRKHHVKVHPRRGVKILGLWYHHPVLDEPRFLQPSARGGKHAGKWVIRSDRRDRRQVFFQDPADHETWHTLHWRGLPPEGEIPAFSDKTADTLLAHVRANNIRIHSESELLEHLLEILGSVTPVDQWPSQAKKKAGKKQRAAKAREITRAQAAAADRPAAPAAADKPTPAEMPAAWAEHALTIDRAVDTDRRLRREEALVGTRPVAPATLHEALNRRPMFRLPPPDDSSDADTTVREDDR
- a CDS encoding TnsA-like heteromeric transposase endonuclease subunit, translating into MGDAASAKIPSDSSHLGQLVTVYDGDAGVRDRLRLGDDWARRWSSTWHVGDGDACWPVRDMAQVPVMSSRPMRGFTWRAKQGHRPGLEAMASTDRQHGFESLEETRLLVALDFLRASEVLSQPFRLDFEHAGGHAWHIPDFLAVFGGGMWLLDVRPMNLIKEEDALKFAAAREVAAACGWRYSVVAGWRPHVWSLLDHMSSRRRPARDLLGMRDQLLSAIGGQQGPVMTFAELADATSVPSVGRANIVRLLWQRKLGVDLGSPLRDSSLIWAA